The Corallococcus caeni genome includes a region encoding these proteins:
- a CDS encoding NUDIX domain-containing protein — translation MPEYRNPKPTVDCIIELSGERIVLIRRANPPVGWALPGGFVDEGEPLDKAAIREAKEETGLDVTLEEQFFSYSDPKRDPRLHTISTVFIAKATGEPVGADDAAEAKTFTVDALPKDLCFDHGTILSDYLTYKRTGKRRKL, via the coding sequence ATGCCTGAATACCGCAACCCCAAACCCACCGTGGACTGCATCATCGAGTTGTCCGGCGAGCGCATCGTGCTCATCCGCCGCGCGAACCCGCCGGTGGGCTGGGCGCTGCCGGGCGGCTTCGTGGACGAGGGCGAGCCCCTGGACAAGGCGGCCATCCGCGAGGCCAAGGAGGAGACGGGCCTGGACGTGACGCTGGAGGAGCAGTTCTTCAGCTACTCGGATCCGAAGCGGGACCCGCGCCTGCACACCATCTCGACGGTGTTCATCGCGAAGGCGACGGGGGAGCCGGTGGGCGCGGACGACGCGGCGGAGGCGAAGACGTTCACCGTGGACGCGCTGCCCAAGGACCTGTGCTTCGACCACGGCACCATCCTGTCGGACTACCTGACCTACAAGCGCACCGGGAAGCGCCGCAAGCTGTAA
- a CDS encoding M50 family metallopeptidase, translating into MHYLFVLLALGALLIVHELGHLVAARLLGVRVPRFTVGFGPPLLSFRLGGTQFVLGAVPLGASANLQGMNPHRSAEEDTSGFGTLGPLKRMAIILAGPLANYAVAVGLLFALYSSGTHVVVPLTVGTVLPGSEAARAQLLPGDRLVGVDGRPLESWSDFVTRVADGVGGQLELSVDRHGEPRTVTVRPRADEHGAGRIGVSQQYVFREHAPGEAFTQSLVHTGRVASEALSTLLAMVRGPEVAGRAGPGALMRQESSDVASSTASGVDALVRALVAASVALAMLTLVPVPGLDGGRVLLLAIEAVSGRRIPPRVETVAQTAGFLFLSIGIVATAGAEIRRALPSPEAPNAGMKAPAGAPLATSAPVAPDAGVLPAASLAPVAVKPAVAAVPTVVDAGVHVAVTAPPVAAAGAPVAATVVTDAGTSATASAPRVQDAGTTALAPSALTVGAPTAVGPPAQDAGTSVATVAPRAQDAGTAAAVGVPRAQDAGTSVSAAAVASDAGAARVVAPSPP; encoded by the coding sequence ATGCACTACCTGTTCGTCCTCCTGGCGCTCGGGGCGCTGCTCATCGTGCATGAGCTGGGGCACCTGGTGGCCGCGCGCCTGCTGGGCGTGCGGGTGCCGCGCTTCACCGTGGGCTTCGGGCCGCCGCTGCTGTCGTTCCGGCTGGGCGGGACGCAGTTCGTGCTGGGCGCGGTGCCGCTGGGTGCGTCCGCGAACCTGCAGGGGATGAACCCGCACCGCTCCGCGGAGGAGGACACGTCGGGGTTCGGCACGCTGGGGCCGCTCAAGCGGATGGCCATCATCCTCGCGGGGCCGCTGGCGAACTACGCGGTCGCGGTGGGGCTGTTGTTCGCGCTGTACTCGTCGGGCACGCACGTGGTGGTGCCGCTGACGGTGGGCACGGTGCTGCCGGGCTCGGAGGCGGCGCGGGCGCAGCTGCTGCCAGGGGACCGGCTGGTGGGCGTGGACGGCAGGCCGCTGGAGAGCTGGTCGGACTTCGTCACGCGGGTGGCGGACGGCGTGGGCGGTCAGCTGGAGCTTTCGGTGGACCGCCACGGAGAGCCGCGCACGGTGACGGTGCGGCCCCGGGCGGACGAGCACGGCGCGGGGCGCATCGGCGTGAGCCAGCAGTACGTGTTCCGCGAGCACGCGCCCGGCGAGGCGTTCACGCAGTCGCTGGTGCACACCGGGCGCGTGGCGTCCGAGGCGCTGTCCACGCTGCTGGCGATGGTGCGTGGACCGGAGGTCGCGGGCCGGGCCGGGCCGGGCGCGCTGATGCGCCAGGAGTCCTCCGACGTCGCGTCGTCCACGGCGTCCGGGGTGGATGCGCTGGTGCGCGCGCTGGTGGCGGCCTCCGTGGCGCTGGCCATGCTGACGCTGGTGCCGGTGCCGGGCCTGGATGGCGGCCGGGTGCTGCTGCTCGCCATCGAGGCGGTGAGCGGACGGCGCATCCCGCCGCGCGTGGAGACGGTGGCGCAGACGGCCGGGTTCCTCTTCCTGTCCATTGGCATCGTGGCCACGGCGGGCGCGGAGATCCGCCGCGCGCTGCCTTCACCGGAGGCTCCGAACGCCGGGATGAAGGCCCCCGCTGGCGCGCCCCTGGCCACGTCGGCCCCTGTCGCTCCGGACGCGGGCGTCCTCCCGGCGGCGAGCCTCGCGCCGGTGGCAGTGAAGCCGGCGGTGGCCGCCGTTCCCACAGTCGTGGATGCGGGAGTGCACGTGGCTGTCACCGCGCCTCCGGTCGCGGCGGCGGGAGCTCCCGTGGCCGCGACCGTGGTCACGGATGCGGGGACGTCCGCGACCGCCAGCGCCCCCCGGGTGCAGGACGCGGGTACAACCGCGCTCGCGCCTTCCGCGCTTACCGTGGGAGCCCCAACCGCCGTCGGTCCTCCCGCGCAGGATGCGGGAACCTCCGTCGCCACGGTCGCGCCTCGGGCGCAGGACGCGGGCACGGCCGCGGCGGTGGGGGTCCCTCGTGCCCAGGACGCGGGCACGTCCGTGAGCGCCGCAGCCGTGGCTTCGGACGCGGGCGCTGCTCGCGTCGTGGCCCCTTCTCCTCCCTGA
- a CDS encoding ATP-binding protein, translating into MPQPLSPFISPSEERHFAGGGEMGELVRSMDWSRTPLGPSRDWPVSLKTMAGVVLHNRFPMLMWWGPELIQIYNDAYRPVLGLKHPSSMGAPGEQVWQEIWDVVGPMARGVLNGGPATWSENLELFINSRGFVEETFHTFSYSPIPDEEGGVGGVLVTVRETTQEVQHDRQLRMLRDLAARSADAKSPEQACHASLNVLADNDLDLPFCLLYLLDANGDTARLAGGSRLPDAVLAALPAQQSLSAGSDTDWPFAEAARTGDAVVVKHLGQRLRDLPGGRWNTPPSLAVVRALTRPGQARPYGFLVGGVSPRRLLDAPYHAFFQGTAEQVAAALANARAYQEERQRAEELAALDRAKTAFFSNISHELRTPLTLLLGPTEDALASPGRTLQGDALETVHRNGVRLRKLVNTLLDFARIEAGRVRATYEPTDLAALTSGLASAFRSAIERAGLALDVDCPPLPEPAWVDHEMWEKIVLNLISNALKFTFSGTITVAQAQRDGHLELRVTDTGTGIPAHELPRLFERFHRVHGARARSHEGSGIGLALVHELVRLHGGTLTVQSELDRGTTFTVRIPTGFEHLPPEHVTSARSQRPLPAGADPYVRDALGWLTGLPAMPGEDSAPPESIAAAVLGDEERGHVLLADDNADMREYVSRLLGAHWTVEAVADGEAALQAARARPPDLILSDVMMPRLDGFGLLQALRADERTRTVPVILLSARAGEEAQEEGLNAGADDYLVKPFSTRDLLARVTAQVTRSRLRKLEAAHGERLARIFQNAPVGIAILRGPEHVFEFANQNYLQLVANRAVIGKPVREALPDLADQGIYELLDGVYSTGEPYIGRSLRVVFHHGPEQTAQEVFFDFVYQPMSDAKGQVESIIVVVFDVTELATARREAEAANRAKDEFLAMLGHELRNPLAPILTALQLMRLRGETAAERERTLIERQVTHLVRMVDDLLDVSRVTRGKVTLKRERVTLTDVVAKAIEQISPLIDQRQHTLEVDLPERGTDLHGDPTRLAQVFANLLTNAAKYTEPGGFLAVTGTREGQELVVSVRDTGVGIAPEILPRVFDLFVQEHQALDRSQGGLGLGLAIARSLVLLHDGTISAHSPGRGRGSTFTVRLPALEAEAPAALPTPQPGALVPQEPTSVSARVLIVDDNRDAADVLSESLEFLGCTTRVAYDGPTGLEAAKAFQPEIALLDIGLPVMDGYELARLLRQQEEPRPMKLVAVTGYGQESDRQRSKAAGFDAHLVKPLHFETLETLLKDLTGA; encoded by the coding sequence ATGCCCCAGCCCCTGTCCCCCTTCATTTCCCCTTCCGAGGAGCGTCACTTCGCGGGTGGCGGAGAGATGGGCGAACTGGTGCGCTCGATGGACTGGTCCCGCACGCCGCTGGGCCCGTCCCGCGACTGGCCCGTCAGCCTGAAGACGATGGCGGGCGTCGTGCTCCACAACCGGTTCCCCATGCTCATGTGGTGGGGCCCGGAGCTGATCCAGATCTACAACGACGCGTACCGCCCGGTGCTCGGCCTCAAGCATCCCAGCTCCATGGGGGCGCCCGGGGAACAGGTCTGGCAGGAGATCTGGGACGTCGTCGGCCCCATGGCCCGGGGCGTGCTGAACGGCGGCCCCGCCACCTGGAGCGAGAACCTGGAGCTGTTCATCAACAGCCGGGGGTTCGTCGAGGAGACGTTCCACACCTTCTCGTACAGCCCCATCCCCGACGAAGAGGGCGGCGTGGGCGGCGTGCTCGTCACCGTGCGCGAGACGACGCAGGAGGTGCAGCACGACCGGCAGCTGCGCATGTTGCGCGACCTGGCGGCCCGCTCCGCCGACGCGAAGTCCCCGGAGCAGGCGTGCCACGCCAGCCTGAACGTGCTCGCGGACAACGACCTGGACCTGCCGTTCTGCCTGCTCTACCTGCTGGACGCGAACGGCGACACCGCGCGCCTGGCGGGCGGCAGCCGGTTGCCCGACGCCGTCCTGGCCGCGCTGCCCGCGCAGCAGTCCCTCTCCGCCGGGTCCGACACCGACTGGCCCTTCGCCGAGGCCGCCCGGACGGGCGACGCCGTCGTCGTGAAGCACCTGGGCCAGCGCCTCCGCGACCTGCCCGGAGGCCGCTGGAACACGCCGCCCTCGCTCGCCGTGGTGCGGGCCCTGACGCGGCCGGGACAGGCGCGGCCGTACGGCTTCCTCGTGGGCGGCGTCAGCCCCCGGCGGCTGCTCGACGCGCCCTACCACGCCTTCTTCCAGGGCACCGCCGAACAGGTCGCCGCCGCGCTCGCCAACGCGCGCGCCTACCAGGAGGAGCGGCAGCGCGCGGAGGAGCTGGCGGCGCTGGACCGCGCGAAGACGGCCTTCTTCAGCAACATCAGCCACGAGCTGCGCACGCCGCTCACGCTCCTGCTGGGCCCCACCGAGGACGCGCTCGCCAGCCCCGGGCGCACGCTCCAGGGTGACGCGCTGGAGACGGTGCACCGCAACGGCGTGCGCCTGCGCAAGCTGGTCAACACGCTGCTGGACTTCGCGCGCATCGAGGCCGGCCGCGTGCGCGCCACCTACGAGCCCACCGACCTGGCCGCGCTCACCTCCGGGCTCGCCAGCGCCTTCCGCTCCGCCATCGAGCGCGCGGGGCTGGCGCTCGACGTGGACTGCCCGCCCCTGCCGGAGCCGGCCTGGGTGGACCACGAGATGTGGGAGAAGATCGTCCTCAACCTCATCTCCAACGCGCTGAAGTTCACCTTCAGCGGCACCATCACCGTGGCCCAGGCGCAGCGGGACGGGCACCTGGAGCTGCGCGTCACCGACACCGGCACGGGCATTCCCGCCCATGAGCTACCCCGCCTCTTCGAGCGCTTCCACCGCGTGCACGGCGCCCGCGCGCGCTCCCACGAAGGCTCCGGCATCGGCCTGGCGCTGGTGCACGAGTTGGTGCGGCTGCACGGCGGCACCCTCACCGTCCAGAGCGAGCTGGACCGCGGCACCACCTTCACCGTGCGCATCCCCACGGGCTTCGAGCACCTGCCGCCGGAGCACGTGACGTCCGCGCGGAGCCAGCGTCCGCTGCCCGCTGGGGCGGACCCCTACGTGCGCGACGCCCTGGGCTGGCTGACGGGCCTGCCCGCCATGCCCGGCGAGGACAGCGCCCCTCCGGAGTCCATCGCCGCGGCGGTGCTCGGCGACGAGGAGCGGGGGCACGTGCTGCTCGCGGACGACAACGCGGACATGCGCGAGTACGTGAGCCGGCTGCTGGGCGCGCACTGGACGGTGGAGGCGGTGGCGGACGGCGAGGCCGCGCTCCAGGCCGCGCGCGCCCGGCCCCCGGACCTCATCCTGTCCGACGTGATGATGCCCCGGCTGGACGGCTTCGGGCTGCTCCAGGCCCTGCGCGCGGACGAGCGCACCCGGACGGTGCCCGTCATCCTGCTGTCCGCCCGCGCGGGCGAGGAGGCCCAGGAGGAGGGCCTCAACGCGGGCGCGGATGACTACCTGGTGAAGCCGTTCTCCACGAGGGATCTGCTGGCGCGCGTCACCGCGCAGGTCACCCGCTCCCGGCTGCGCAAGCTGGAGGCCGCGCACGGCGAGCGGCTGGCGCGCATCTTCCAGAACGCGCCCGTGGGCATCGCCATCCTGCGCGGCCCGGAGCACGTCTTCGAGTTCGCCAACCAGAACTACCTCCAGCTCGTCGCGAACCGCGCGGTGATAGGCAAGCCCGTCCGCGAGGCCCTGCCGGACCTGGCCGACCAGGGCATCTACGAGCTGCTGGACGGCGTCTACTCCACGGGCGAGCCGTACATCGGCCGCTCCCTGCGCGTCGTCTTCCACCACGGCCCGGAGCAGACGGCGCAGGAGGTGTTCTTCGACTTCGTCTACCAGCCCATGAGCGACGCGAAGGGCCAGGTGGAGAGCATCATCGTGGTCGTCTTCGACGTGACGGAGCTGGCCACCGCGCGGCGGGAAGCAGAGGCCGCCAACCGCGCCAAGGACGAGTTCCTCGCGATGCTGGGCCACGAGCTTCGCAACCCCCTGGCCCCCATCCTCACCGCGCTCCAGTTGATGCGCCTGCGGGGAGAGACGGCCGCGGAGCGCGAGCGCACGCTCATCGAGCGGCAGGTGACGCACCTGGTGCGCATGGTGGACGACCTGCTGGACGTCAGCCGCGTCACCCGGGGCAAGGTCACGCTCAAGCGCGAGCGCGTCACGCTCACCGACGTGGTGGCCAAGGCCATCGAGCAGATCAGCCCGCTCATCGATCAGCGCCAGCACACGCTGGAGGTGGACCTGCCGGAGCGCGGCACGGACCTCCACGGCGACCCCACGCGGCTGGCGCAGGTGTTCGCCAACCTGCTCACCAACGCCGCCAAGTACACGGAGCCGGGCGGCTTCCTGGCCGTGACGGGCACGCGCGAGGGCCAGGAGCTGGTCGTCAGCGTGCGCGACACGGGCGTGGGCATCGCGCCGGAGATATTGCCCCGCGTGTTCGACCTCTTCGTGCAGGAGCACCAGGCCCTGGACCGCTCCCAGGGCGGCCTGGGGCTGGGGCTCGCCATCGCGCGCAGCCTGGTGCTGCTGCATGACGGCACCATCAGCGCGCACAGCCCGGGCCGGGGCCGCGGCAGCACCTTCACCGTGCGCCTGCCCGCGCTGGAGGCGGAAGCTCCCGCGGCGCTGCCCACGCCGCAGCCCGGCGCGCTCGTCCCGCAGGAGCCCACCTCCGTGAGCGCGCGCGTGCTCATCGTGGACGACAACCGGGACGCGGCGGACGTCCTCTCCGAGTCCCTTGAGTTCCTGGGCTGCACGACGCGCGTGGCCTACGACGGCCCCACGGGCCTGGAGGCGGCGAAGGCCTTCCAACCGGAGATCGCGCTCCTGGACATCGGCCTGCCGGTGATGGACGGCTACGAGCTGGCCCGGCTGCTCCGCCAGCAGGAGGAGCCGCGCCCCATGAAGCTGGTGGCGGTGACGGGGTACGGCCAGGAGTCCGACCGCCAGCGCTCCAAGGCGGCCGGCTTCGACGCCCACCTCGTGAAGCCGCTGCACTTCGAGACGCTGGAGACGCTGCTCAAGGACCTGACGGGCGCCTGA
- a CDS encoding molybdenum cofactor biosynthesis protein, with product MSVTVLYFAAARERAGLSRESLDVPPGARVSDVLALLAAKHPPLAPLLPHLRVAVQQQFVALDAPVSPDAELALIPPVAGGAPGLFRVVDRPLQLSEVVDAVASEGAGGLVTFSGAVRNQTKGRRVLRLEYEAYAPMAEAKLAEIGDEVARAWPGTRLAIVHRVGTLLPGELAVVIAAASAHRKEAFRGCEHAIERLKQDVPIWKKEFFEDGDVWVGLGP from the coding sequence ATGTCCGTCACGGTGCTGTACTTCGCCGCGGCCCGCGAGCGCGCGGGCCTGTCGCGCGAGTCGTTGGACGTGCCCCCCGGGGCGCGCGTGTCGGACGTGCTCGCGCTGCTCGCCGCGAAGCACCCGCCGCTGGCGCCGCTCCTGCCGCACCTGCGCGTGGCGGTGCAGCAGCAGTTCGTGGCGCTGGACGCGCCGGTGTCGCCGGACGCGGAGCTGGCGCTGATTCCCCCCGTGGCCGGCGGCGCGCCGGGCCTCTTCCGCGTGGTGGACCGGCCGCTCCAGCTGTCGGAGGTCGTGGACGCGGTGGCCTCCGAAGGGGCGGGCGGGCTGGTGACGTTCTCCGGCGCCGTGCGCAACCAGACGAAGGGCCGGCGCGTGCTGCGGCTGGAGTACGAGGCCTACGCGCCCATGGCGGAGGCGAAGCTCGCGGAGATTGGCGACGAGGTGGCCCGCGCGTGGCCGGGGACGCGGCTGGCCATCGTGCACCGCGTGGGGACGCTGCTGCCGGGTGAGCTGGCCGTCGTCATCGCCGCGGCCTCCGCGCACCGCAAGGAGGCCTTCCGGGGCTGTGAGCACGCCATCGAGCGGCTCAAGCAGGACGTGCCCATCTGGAAGAAGGAGTTCTTCGAGGACGGCGACGTCTGGGTGGGGCTGGGGCCCTGA
- a CDS encoding PKD domain-containing protein — translation MASRPRALPSSLRLFLLLAAVGLGVSGCRGLRPDLGPERTLEAGVPEAFGSTAPKAPALTWDFGDGTPAQTAPGVKHAWATAGRYTVRALDGDKELARVVLTVVPRPVLRAVPQDAQTVLWVPRVRGNVERLVDFHERLVGAGNARRTLESSPLTPLLLRSLEEGPSEVDPEEGFGFFLLPDFDGVVALLGVTDSRAALAAVARELRNAGHQVLPREDGSARVEPVDGGRAMLLFADRGYVYLAVPDSPDAPEPGETVKALAVVESPDVELVRRRVEALSGPGISENALLAELRGKVRDGSVLLFSAPPVPEAEKEDMPVRGFFGALAVQADQAELDGFLSSSRPLLGGTRGPASALLGRAAVGPVAAAQLSVPPEELARLVFGSPESPRRQRTLERWRKQGLDAEPLLKALRGDVAMLVYFDAAAFFRSFIQDQRPAPKGTVVMEAGLTSVEPVLQLVQKQLQDNALVFQKEAKGSTTRFRTRLLEQPVSLTLTPERATLEAGEVLAGRETGDVGATLRTRFGAEAFGPGHLSLMVDMGRLRADLAGVREVPGVGTGKLLASQVFVSALLERLTPFEYGFLDFSPAEGGGRLQGRVVLRER, via the coding sequence ATGGCGTCCCGACCCCGCGCGCTCCCTTCGTCGCTTCGGCTGTTCCTCCTGCTGGCCGCCGTGGGGCTGGGGGTTTCCGGCTGCCGGGGCCTGAGGCCGGACCTGGGGCCGGAGCGCACGCTGGAGGCGGGAGTCCCGGAGGCCTTCGGCTCCACCGCCCCGAAGGCGCCCGCCCTCACCTGGGACTTCGGGGACGGCACGCCGGCCCAGACGGCGCCGGGCGTGAAGCACGCCTGGGCCACCGCCGGCCGCTACACGGTGCGGGCGCTGGACGGGGACAAGGAGCTGGCCCGGGTGGTGCTGACCGTGGTGCCGCGTCCGGTGCTCCGCGCGGTGCCCCAGGACGCGCAGACGGTGCTGTGGGTGCCCCGCGTGCGCGGCAACGTGGAACGGCTGGTGGACTTCCACGAGCGGCTGGTGGGCGCCGGCAACGCGCGCCGCACGCTGGAGTCCTCGCCCCTGACGCCGCTGCTGCTGCGGAGCCTGGAGGAGGGGCCTTCGGAGGTGGACCCGGAGGAGGGCTTCGGCTTCTTCCTCCTGCCGGACTTCGACGGCGTGGTGGCGCTCCTGGGCGTGACGGATTCGCGGGCGGCGCTCGCGGCCGTGGCGCGCGAGCTGCGCAACGCCGGCCACCAGGTGCTGCCCCGCGAGGACGGCAGCGCGCGCGTGGAGCCGGTGGACGGCGGCCGGGCCATGCTGCTGTTCGCGGACCGGGGCTACGTGTACCTCGCGGTGCCGGACTCGCCGGACGCCCCGGAGCCCGGGGAGACGGTGAAGGCGCTGGCGGTGGTGGAGTCCCCGGATGTGGAGTTGGTGCGCCGCCGGGTGGAGGCGCTGTCCGGGCCGGGCATCTCCGAGAACGCGCTCCTGGCGGAGCTGCGCGGCAAGGTGCGCGACGGCAGCGTGCTCCTCTTCTCCGCGCCGCCGGTGCCGGAGGCGGAGAAGGAGGACATGCCGGTGCGCGGCTTCTTCGGCGCGCTCGCGGTGCAGGCGGATCAAGCGGAGCTGGACGGCTTCCTGTCGTCGTCCCGGCCGCTCCTGGGCGGCACGCGGGGCCCTGCCTCCGCGCTGCTGGGACGCGCGGCGGTGGGGCCGGTGGCGGCGGCGCAGCTGTCGGTGCCCCCGGAGGAGCTGGCGCGGCTGGTGTTCGGCTCTCCGGAGTCACCGCGGCGGCAGCGGACGCTGGAGCGCTGGCGCAAGCAGGGGCTGGACGCGGAGCCGCTGTTGAAGGCGCTGCGCGGCGACGTGGCGATGCTCGTCTACTTCGACGCGGCGGCCTTCTTCCGGAGCTTCATCCAGGACCAGCGCCCGGCCCCGAAGGGCACGGTGGTGATGGAGGCGGGGCTCACGTCCGTGGAGCCGGTGCTCCAGCTCGTCCAGAAGCAGCTGCAGGACAACGCGCTCGTCTTCCAGAAGGAGGCGAAGGGCAGCACCACGCGCTTCCGCACGCGGCTGCTGGAGCAGCCGGTGTCACTCACGCTCACCCCGGAGCGCGCCACGCTGGAGGCGGGCGAGGTGCTCGCCGGCCGTGAGACGGGCGACGTGGGCGCGACGCTGCGCACGCGCTTCGGCGCGGAGGCGTTCGGCCCGGGCCACCTGTCGCTGATGGTGGACATGGGGCGGCTGCGGGCGGACCTCGCCGGGGTGCGTGAGGTGCCGGGCGTCGGCACGGGGAAGCTGCTGGCGAGCCAGGTCTTCGTGTCCGCGCTCCTGGAGCGGCTCACCCCGTTCGAGTACGGGTTCCTCGACTTCTCCCCCGCGGAAGGCGGCGGCCGGCTCCAGGGCCGCGTCGTGCTGCGCGAGCGGTAG
- a CDS encoding MXAN_2562 family outer membrane beta-barrel protein codes for MSSRAVGLGVAALLLAVPAVAQEVTIPTRSPRTGAVIIRGGGYKPRIDTEKALNGATPYEDTFGDTSLLLIEGELQRFFYQGIGTAGLGLGVGYAEKYADAKLADGSAAADKAALKVLPIQLNAFYKFDYAAFRWGIPLVPYAKLGLVYSPWWMTKGSETELVDGDKASGGKWGWAGTAGVSFLLDVLEPRFARDFDSDLGVNHSYLFAEYTHADVNNFGGKGLNLGSRRWMFGLALDY; via the coding sequence ATGAGCAGCAGGGCTGTGGGCCTGGGAGTCGCGGCGCTTCTCTTGGCGGTACCGGCGGTGGCGCAGGAGGTGACCATCCCCACGCGCTCCCCGCGCACGGGCGCGGTCATCATCCGCGGGGGCGGCTACAAGCCGCGCATCGACACGGAGAAGGCCCTCAACGGCGCGACGCCGTACGAGGACACCTTCGGTGACACGTCGCTGCTGCTCATCGAGGGAGAGCTCCAGCGCTTCTTCTACCAGGGCATCGGCACGGCGGGCCTGGGCCTGGGCGTGGGGTACGCGGAGAAGTACGCGGACGCGAAGCTCGCGGACGGCTCGGCGGCGGCGGACAAGGCGGCGCTGAAGGTGCTGCCCATCCAGCTCAACGCCTTCTACAAGTTCGACTACGCGGCCTTCCGCTGGGGCATCCCGCTGGTGCCGTACGCCAAGCTGGGGCTCGTCTACTCCCCGTGGTGGATGACCAAGGGCAGCGAGACGGAGCTGGTGGATGGCGACAAGGCCAGCGGCGGCAAGTGGGGCTGGGCGGGCACCGCCGGCGTGTCGTTCCTCCTGGACGTGCTGGAGCCGCGCTTCGCGCGCGACTTCGACTCGGACCTGGGCGTGAACCACTCGTACCTCTTCGCCGAGTACACGCATGCGGATGTGAACAACTTCGGCGGCAAGGGCCTGAACCTGGGCAGCCGGCGCTGGATGTTCGGGCTGGCGTTGGACTACTAA
- a CDS encoding MXAN_2561 family MXYO-CTERM-anchored protein, with product MRLPFIGLLLFASTAVAQVPTVTFSSASTSTTGLTITVPKSDCGIQRRFSFTRSGTPCEESLYLYVTTASCGTRPLAGDLTLATYGPSDTTASGTLSFSVEEVLAARNSSADAGSAMTCANVTTEMTFNLCAAARRTDSTGFNCQTTYSSVGTPAYVVKYDPAPPATPTIAKVIARDSALSVQVDGAETDSTIVVEAAAVATSDAGTDGDAGTEDAGTDADAGTDGGQGLVGALAVEGTTGPVTRVTKAAGEGNVVISGLTNGVTYRIQASIIDKAGNESTQSAPAEGTPVKSSGLFDAYKDAGGEESGGCAATGGGIAGGAVLAALGIWLSSRRKVS from the coding sequence ATGCGTCTTCCCTTCATTGGCCTCCTGCTCTTCGCGTCCACGGCCGTGGCCCAGGTGCCGACGGTGACGTTCTCGAGCGCGTCCACCAGCACGACGGGCCTGACCATCACCGTGCCCAAGTCCGACTGCGGCATCCAGCGGCGCTTCAGCTTCACGCGCTCCGGGACGCCCTGCGAGGAGTCGCTCTACCTCTACGTCACCACGGCCAGCTGCGGGACGCGGCCGCTGGCGGGTGACCTGACGCTCGCGACCTACGGCCCGTCCGACACGACGGCGAGCGGCACCCTGTCGTTCAGCGTGGAGGAGGTGCTCGCTGCGCGCAACTCCTCCGCGGACGCGGGCTCTGCGATGACGTGCGCGAACGTGACGACGGAGATGACGTTCAACCTGTGCGCGGCGGCCCGGAGGACGGACTCCACGGGCTTCAACTGCCAGACCACCTACAGCAGCGTGGGGACGCCCGCCTACGTGGTGAAGTACGACCCCGCGCCGCCCGCCACGCCCACCATCGCCAAGGTCATCGCCCGGGACTCGGCGCTGTCGGTGCAGGTGGACGGGGCGGAGACGGACTCCACCATCGTGGTGGAGGCGGCGGCGGTGGCGACGAGCGACGCGGGCACCGACGGCGACGCCGGGACGGAGGACGCGGGCACGGACGCCGACGCGGGCACGGACGGCGGGCAGGGGCTGGTGGGCGCGCTGGCGGTGGAGGGCACGACGGGGCCCGTGACGCGCGTCACGAAGGCGGCGGGCGAGGGCAACGTCGTGATTTCCGGACTCACCAATGGCGTGACGTACCGGATCCAGGCGAGCATCATCGACAAGGCTGGCAATGAGAGCACCCAGTCGGCACCGGCGGAGGGAACGCCCGTGAAGAGCAGTGGTCTGTTCGACGCCTACAAGGATGCCGGCGGCGAGGAGAGCGGCGGCTGTGCCGCGACCGGTGGTGGCATCGCGGGTGGCGCGGTGCTGGCCGCGCTGGGCATCTGGCTGTCGTCTCGGAGGAAGGTGTCATGA